One genomic segment of Micromonospora sp. WMMC415 includes these proteins:
- a CDS encoding dihydrolipoamide acetyltransferase family protein, which yields MSEKVFLLPDLGEGLTEAEIVEWRVAVGDTVTVDQTVVEVETAKAVVDVPCPYAGRVVALHGAAGEVRPVGQPLITVAPLEAAAPTPGGAPEPPGHATYREEERAGSGNVLIGYGTGHGGSGRRRRPRLAAAADAPAGAPGNGTAVPAAADAGAVLVISPIVRRLAKERGVDLATVRGTGPGGVIRRADVEAVGPVSPTRLAAVPDVPDPHVGLGDGDVVIPLTGIRRAIADKLSRSRREIPEVTIWVDVDATALLETRAAINAATPDAPVSILALLARTCLSGLRRFPQLNARVDTEGQRIVQSAGVHLGIAAQTDRGLVVPVLRDAQRLTTADLAAALAETTAAARAGTLPPARLTGGTFTLNNYGVFGVDGSTPIINHPEAALLGVGRIVDKPWVVDGQLAVRKVTQLSLTFDHRVCDGGVAGGFLRHVADCVERPALLIANL from the coding sequence ATGAGCGAGAAGGTCTTCCTCCTGCCCGACCTGGGGGAGGGGCTGACCGAGGCGGAGATCGTCGAGTGGCGGGTCGCCGTCGGCGACACGGTGACGGTGGACCAGACCGTCGTCGAGGTGGAGACCGCCAAGGCCGTCGTCGACGTGCCCTGCCCGTACGCCGGGCGGGTCGTGGCCCTGCACGGCGCGGCGGGTGAGGTCCGACCGGTCGGCCAGCCGCTGATCACCGTCGCGCCGCTGGAGGCGGCGGCGCCGACGCCCGGCGGGGCTCCCGAGCCCCCCGGCCACGCCACCTATCGCGAGGAGGAGCGCGCCGGCTCCGGCAACGTCCTCATCGGGTACGGCACCGGCCACGGCGGCTCGGGCCGGCGCCGCCGGCCCCGCCTCGCCGCGGCGGCGGACGCGCCGGCCGGTGCGCCGGGCAACGGGACCGCCGTGCCGGCGGCCGCCGACGCGGGCGCCGTGCTGGTCATCTCGCCGATCGTGCGGCGGTTGGCGAAGGAGCGCGGCGTGGACCTGGCCACCGTGCGCGGCACCGGGCCGGGCGGGGTGATCCGCCGGGCCGACGTGGAGGCCGTCGGTCCGGTCTCGCCGACCCGGCTCGCCGCCGTTCCGGACGTCCCGGACCCGCACGTCGGGCTCGGCGACGGCGACGTCGTCATCCCGCTGACCGGCATCCGCAGGGCCATCGCCGACAAGCTGTCCCGCAGCCGGCGGGAGATCCCCGAGGTGACCATCTGGGTGGACGTCGACGCGACCGCCCTGCTGGAGACCCGCGCGGCGATCAACGCGGCCACCCCGGACGCGCCGGTGAGCATCCTGGCCCTGCTGGCCCGGACCTGCCTGTCCGGGCTGCGGAGGTTCCCGCAGCTCAACGCCCGGGTGGACACCGAGGGGCAGCGGATCGTGCAGTCCGCCGGGGTGCACCTGGGCATCGCCGCCCAGACCGACCGGGGCCTCGTGGTGCCGGTGCTGCGCGACGCGCAGCGGCTCACCACCGCCGACCTGGCCGCCGCGCTGGCCGAGACCACGGCGGCGGCGCGGGCCGGCACGCTGCCGCCGGCCCGGCTCACCGGCGGCACGTTCACGCTGAACAACTACGGCGTGTTCGGGGTGGACGGCTCCACCCCGATCATCAACCACCCGGAGGCGGCGCTGCTCGGCGTGGGGCGGATCGTGGACAAGCCGTGGGTGGTCGACGGCCAGCTCGCGGTGCGGAAGGTGACGCAGCTCAGCCTCACCTTCGACCACCGGGTCTGCGACGGCGGGGTGGCCGGCGGCTTCCTGCGGCACGTCGCGGACTGCGTGGAACGGCCCGCGCTGCTGATCGCCAACCTCTGA
- a CDS encoding alpha-ketoacid dehydrogenase subunit beta — protein sequence MATMTMAKALNAALADAMLDDERVVVFGEDVGQLGGVFRITDGLQARFGDKRCFDTPLAEAGIVGFAVGLAMSGLRPVVEMQFDAFAYPAFEQIASHVAKLRNRTRGALSVPIVIRVPYAGGIGGVEHHCDSSEAYYAHTPGLKVVTPATVEDAYSLLREAIADPDPVVFMEPKKLYFASAEADLPARTEPFGRAVVRRPGTDATLVAYGPAVPVALEAAEAAREEGWDLEVVDVRTIVPFDDATVTASVRKTGRCVVIQEAQGFAGVGAEIAARVQERCFHALHAPVLRVSGLDIPYPAPMLEHTHLPGVDRVLDAVARLQWDDQPDARWLTEAGAA from the coding sequence ATGGCCACCATGACCATGGCGAAGGCGCTCAACGCGGCCCTCGCCGACGCGATGCTCGACGACGAGCGGGTGGTCGTCTTCGGCGAGGACGTCGGCCAGCTCGGCGGCGTCTTCCGGATCACCGACGGGCTCCAGGCCCGCTTCGGCGACAAGCGCTGCTTCGACACCCCGCTCGCCGAGGCCGGCATCGTCGGCTTCGCCGTCGGCCTGGCCATGTCCGGCCTGCGCCCGGTGGTGGAGATGCAGTTCGACGCGTTCGCGTACCCGGCGTTCGAGCAGATCGCCTCGCACGTGGCGAAGCTGCGCAACCGCACCCGGGGCGCGCTCAGCGTGCCGATCGTCATCCGCGTCCCGTACGCGGGCGGCATCGGCGGGGTGGAGCACCACTGCGACTCCTCCGAGGCGTACTACGCGCACACACCCGGCCTGAAGGTGGTCACCCCGGCCACCGTCGAGGACGCGTACTCCCTGCTGCGCGAGGCGATCGCCGACCCGGACCCGGTGGTGTTCATGGAGCCGAAGAAGCTCTACTTCGCCAGCGCCGAGGCCGACCTGCCGGCCCGCACCGAGCCGTTCGGGCGCGCCGTGGTCCGCCGCCCCGGCACCGACGCCACCCTGGTCGCGTACGGGCCGGCGGTGCCGGTCGCCCTCGAGGCCGCCGAGGCCGCCCGCGAGGAGGGCTGGGACCTGGAGGTCGTGGACGTCCGCACGATCGTGCCGTTCGACGACGCCACCGTCACCGCCTCGGTGCGGAAGACCGGGCGGTGCGTGGTCATCCAGGAGGCGCAGGGCTTCGCCGGCGTCGGCGCGGAGATCGCCGCCCGGGTGCAGGAGCGCTGCTTCCACGCGCTGCACGCCCCGGTGCTGCGGGTGTCCGGCCTGGACATCCCGTACCCGGCGCCCATGCTGGAGCACACCCACCTGCCCGGGGTGGACCGGGTGCTCGACGCGGTGGCCCGCCTCCAGTGGGACGACCAGCCCGACGCGCGCTGGTTGACCGAGGCGGGTGCGGCATGA
- the pdhA gene encoding pyruvate dehydrogenase (acetyl-transferring) E1 component subunit alpha, which yields MGAPDVQEVPAVTTTPQAVRRESRRRSRPATTPDPARALLPAGEPVRLLDPAGTPLPAHPDYPEPPVEALVELHRRMVIGRRFDVQATALTKQGRLAVYPSSRGQEACQVGAILALRDDDWVFPTYRESMALVSRSIDPVEVLTLLRGDWHCGYDPAARRTAPQCTPLATQCVHAAGLAYGEAYQGRDTVALAFIGDGATSEGDFHEGVNFAAVFKAPVVYFVQNNRYAISVPLSRQTAAPSLAYKGVGYGVPSEQVDGNDPVAVLAVLTRAVAHARAGHGPFLVEAHTYRMEPHTNADDATRYRDADEVEAWRDRDPVARLETYLRARGALDDAAVAAVAEEAEAYAADLRDRMHDKPTVDPLSLFDHVYAQPTPQLVEQREQVRAELAATAEEGDA from the coding sequence ATAGGCGCACCAGATGTCCAGGAGGTTCCCGCCGTGACGACCACACCCCAGGCGGTCCGCAGGGAGTCCCGGCGCCGGTCCCGACCGGCCACCACGCCGGATCCGGCCCGTGCGCTGCTGCCGGCGGGCGAGCCGGTACGCCTGCTCGACCCCGCCGGCACCCCGCTGCCGGCCCACCCCGACTACCCGGAGCCGCCCGTCGAGGCGCTCGTCGAGCTGCACCGGCGGATGGTGATCGGCCGCCGCTTCGACGTGCAGGCCACCGCGCTCACCAAGCAGGGCCGGCTCGCCGTCTACCCCTCCTCCCGCGGCCAGGAGGCGTGCCAGGTCGGCGCGATCCTCGCCCTGCGCGACGACGACTGGGTCTTCCCCACCTACCGGGAGTCGATGGCCCTGGTGTCCCGGAGCATCGACCCGGTCGAGGTGCTGACCCTGCTGCGCGGCGACTGGCACTGCGGGTACGACCCGGCCGCCCGGCGTACCGCGCCGCAGTGCACGCCGCTCGCCACCCAGTGCGTGCACGCCGCCGGCCTCGCCTACGGGGAGGCGTACCAGGGGCGGGACACCGTGGCGCTGGCCTTCATCGGTGACGGCGCCACCAGCGAGGGCGACTTCCACGAGGGCGTCAACTTCGCCGCCGTGTTCAAGGCGCCGGTCGTCTACTTCGTCCAGAACAACCGGTACGCGATCAGCGTCCCGCTGTCCCGGCAGACCGCCGCGCCGAGCCTCGCGTACAAGGGCGTCGGCTACGGCGTGCCCAGCGAGCAGGTCGACGGCAACGACCCGGTCGCCGTCCTCGCGGTGCTCACCCGCGCCGTGGCGCACGCCCGCGCCGGCCACGGTCCGTTCCTGGTCGAGGCGCACACCTACCGGATGGAGCCGCACACCAACGCCGACGACGCCACCCGCTACCGGGACGCCGACGAGGTGGAGGCGTGGCGGGACCGGGACCCGGTCGCCCGGCTGGAGACGTACCTGCGGGCCCGGGGCGCGCTCGACGACGCGGCGGTCGCCGCGGTCGCCGAGGAGGCCGAGGCGTACGCCGCCGACCTGCGGGACCGGATGCACGACAAGCCCACGGTCGACCCGCTGAGCCTCTTCGACCACGTCTACGCCCAGCCGACGCCGCAGCTCGTCGAGCAGCGGGAGCAGGTCCGCGCCGAACTGGCCGCGACCGCCGAGGAGGGGGACGCCTGA
- a CDS encoding Lrp/AsnC family transcriptional regulator translates to MSQESDPELDSTPGTGRSARVLDEVDRRILAELVRDGRTSVRTLAERIHISRTNAYARVERLLRDGVITGFRAQVTPEAAGLGTSAYVAITIEQNTWREVSAELARVRYIEHAALLGGDHDVLALVRAPDNATLRDVVLSRVQSIPGVLSTRTWLVFHEFDGETSPWE, encoded by the coding sequence ATGAGCCAGGAGTCCGATCCGGAGCTGGACTCGACGCCCGGAACGGGACGATCGGCCCGCGTCCTCGACGAGGTGGACCGGCGCATCCTGGCCGAACTGGTCCGGGACGGGCGCACCTCGGTGCGTACGCTCGCCGAGCGCATCCACATCTCCCGCACGAACGCGTACGCCCGGGTGGAGCGCCTGCTGCGCGACGGCGTGATCACCGGCTTCCGGGCGCAGGTCACGCCGGAGGCCGCCGGGCTCGGCACCTCCGCGTACGTCGCGATCACGATCGAGCAGAACACCTGGCGCGAGGTGTCCGCGGAACTGGCGCGGGTGCGCTACATCGAGCACGCCGCGCTGCTGGGCGGTGACCACGACGTGCTCGCCCTGGTCCGCGCGCCGGACAACGCCACCCTGCGGGACGTGGTGTTGAGCCGGGTGCAGAGCATCCCGGGGGTTCTCTCCACGCGCACGTGGCTGGTCTTCCACGAGTTCGACGGCGAGACCAGCCCCTGGGAGTGA
- a CDS encoding dihydrofolate reductase family protein, which yields MGKIVVSENVSLDGVGQDLTGEEGFRFGGWFGQVGDSDREEWAKVGFAEALGAEALLLGRRSHEWFAARWPSRTGEWADRLNGMPKYVVSSTLADPGWNNSTVLRDDVVSEVRKLKRRVDGEIVVYASGRLVRTLLAHDLVDELRLMIYPFVLGAGDRLFDGIGDRKPLRLVGSRTVGDSLALLTYQPIRDAGA from the coding sequence ATGGGGAAGATCGTCGTCAGCGAGAACGTCTCGCTCGACGGGGTCGGCCAGGATCTGACCGGTGAGGAGGGTTTCCGGTTCGGTGGCTGGTTCGGCCAGGTCGGGGACAGTGACCGCGAGGAGTGGGCCAAGGTCGGGTTCGCGGAGGCGCTGGGCGCCGAGGCGCTGCTGCTGGGTCGGCGCAGTCACGAGTGGTTCGCCGCGCGGTGGCCGTCGCGGACCGGTGAGTGGGCGGACAGGTTGAACGGCATGCCCAAGTACGTCGTGTCGTCGACTCTCGCGGATCCCGGCTGGAACAACTCGACGGTCTTGCGGGACGACGTTGTCAGCGAGGTCCGGAAGCTGAAGCGCCGGGTGGACGGGGAGATCGTCGTCTACGCCAGCGGGCGGCTCGTGCGCACGCTGCTGGCGCACGACCTCGTCGACGAACTGCGGTTGATGATCTATCCCTTCGTGCTCGGTGCCGGCGACCGTCTCTTCGACGGGATCGGCGACCGGAAACCGCTGCGGCTGGTCGGCTCCCGAACGGTCGGTGACAGCCTCGCCCTCCTCACCTACCAGCCGATCCGAGACGCGGGTGCGTGA
- a CDS encoding sigma-70 family RNA polymerase sigma factor: protein MGTDAIARARAGDSDAFRELTEPYRRELRVHCYRMLGSVQDAEDALQETLLAAWQGLGGFEGRASLRTWLYRIATNRCLNARRSASRRPAKQWDVPDVDLLEPTRLGEVVWLEPCPDALLTGALDTPSGPEARYERTEAVSLAFVTALQTLPPRQVAVLILRDVLGFRAHEVADMLGSSVESVKSALKRARAGLPRRLTTEGREPPPAAGSPAEDATVARFVRAWESADLDALVALLTDDVFMSMPPMPFEYEGRDVVASFCARIFRAGRRFDLVPTRANGQPAFGAYLRGPSGVSNGTGLYVLTLSGDRIRAMTRFENSVLPSFGLPRSLRNRPG from the coding sequence GTGGGAACGGACGCGATCGCAAGGGCTCGGGCCGGGGACAGCGACGCCTTCCGGGAGCTGACCGAGCCCTACCGCCGGGAGTTGCGGGTGCACTGCTACCGGATGCTCGGATCGGTCCAGGACGCCGAGGACGCGCTGCAGGAGACGCTGCTGGCTGCCTGGCAGGGCCTCGGCGGGTTCGAGGGACGCGCCTCGCTGCGCACCTGGCTCTACCGGATCGCCACCAACAGATGTCTCAACGCACGCCGGTCGGCCAGCCGACGCCCGGCCAAGCAGTGGGACGTGCCCGACGTCGACCTGCTCGAGCCGACCCGGCTCGGCGAGGTCGTCTGGCTCGAACCATGCCCCGACGCTCTGCTCACCGGTGCCCTCGACACGCCGTCCGGCCCGGAGGCTCGCTACGAGCGGACCGAAGCCGTCTCCCTGGCGTTCGTGACCGCTCTGCAGACCCTGCCGCCCCGCCAGGTCGCCGTGCTCATCCTGCGCGACGTCCTCGGATTCCGCGCCCACGAGGTGGCCGACATGCTCGGCTCCAGCGTCGAGTCGGTCAAGAGCGCCCTCAAACGGGCGCGCGCCGGCCTGCCTCGACGGCTCACGACCGAAGGCCGCGAACCGCCGCCCGCCGCCGGATCACCCGCCGAGGATGCGACCGTGGCGAGGTTCGTCCGGGCGTGGGAGTCCGCCGATCTCGACGCGCTGGTGGCCCTGCTGACGGACGACGTCTTCATGTCGATGCCGCCCATGCCCTTCGAGTACGAGGGTCGGGACGTCGTGGCCAGCTTCTGCGCCCGCATCTTCCGCGCCGGTCGGAGGTTCGACCTGGTGCCGACCAGAGCCAACGGTCAGCCGGCGTTCGGCGCCTACCTGCGCGGCCCCAGCGGCGTCAGCAACGGGACCGGCCTCTACGTCCTCACCTTGAGCGGCGACCGGATCCGCGCGATGACCCGCTTCGAGAACAGTGTCCTCCCGTCGTTCGGGCTACCGCGATCGCTTCGGAACCGGCCGGGCTGA
- a CDS encoding GNAT family N-acetyltransferase translates to MPLLATPALPPGSMSALPQPEIHTAELLMRPWRASDRPAVVAAYADPAIRRWHCRSMTDDEAGDWIAAWPGRWRGETGAGWAVLDAGRVVGQISLRRVDLAEGWAEVSYWVLPAARGRRIAPRALSAVTAWAFATLRLHRVELSHSTANLASCRVARHAGFAAEGTRRGQGRHADGWHDMHLHSRLDSDR, encoded by the coding sequence GTGCCGTTGCTCGCCACCCCCGCGCTGCCGCCCGGCTCGATGTCGGCGCTGCCGCAGCCTGAGATCCACACCGCCGAGCTGCTGATGAGACCCTGGCGGGCGTCGGATCGTCCGGCGGTGGTGGCCGCCTACGCCGACCCGGCCATCCGACGTTGGCACTGCCGGTCGATGACCGACGACGAGGCCGGCGACTGGATAGCCGCCTGGCCGGGCCGGTGGCGCGGTGAGACCGGCGCCGGGTGGGCCGTGCTCGACGCGGGGCGCGTCGTCGGGCAGATCAGCCTGCGCCGGGTGGACCTCGCCGAGGGCTGGGCCGAGGTGTCGTACTGGGTGCTGCCGGCCGCGCGAGGTCGCCGCATCGCCCCGCGCGCGTTGTCCGCGGTGACCGCCTGGGCCTTCGCCACCCTCCGGCTGCACCGCGTCGAGCTGTCCCACTCGACCGCGAACCTGGCGTCCTGCCGGGTCGCGCGGCACGCCGGGTTCGCAGCCGAGGGTACGAGACGCGGGCAGGGCCGCCACGCCGACGGCTGGCACGACATGCACCTCCACTCCCGCCTCGACAGCGACCGGTGA